Proteins encoded by one window of Actinocorallia herbida:
- a CDS encoding MFS transporter: MTQISVDARAAQGASPWRRMRLWAAAHAVDDLYQGLVPACVPYFVLDRHYSYVAASGLTLAAALGSSIPQPFIGLAVDRFRLRWMAGAGVAAAGLGLGLSGLVQSYAAVWTLILVSGLGVAMFHPAAGKAAREAAGDSATAMSIFAAGGSVGFFLAPVLATPLLISMGVGATVVFIPPAVLIAFLLIRRRPDVAAARSALRTGTDRWPPFLVLTAVEIVRSVVFFGVLTFIELYWIRHLGAGRGVAGAALAVFLVGGVAGTLLGGRIADRMGMVRTVQLGGALVVPALIALRVAPGPYLPLVFALLAGIALNIPFAVLVKLGQDYLPSRPGTAAGVTLGLAVSVGGLIAPALGAAAEARGPQGVFTILCAIPLAALALGLLLPPPADPEPADA; the protein is encoded by the coding sequence GTGACACAGATTTCGGTGGACGCCCGGGCCGCGCAAGGCGCGTCCCCGTGGCGGAGAATGCGGCTCTGGGCGGCCGCCCACGCCGTCGACGACCTGTACCAGGGGCTGGTCCCGGCCTGCGTGCCGTACTTCGTGCTCGACCGGCACTACAGCTACGTCGCCGCCTCGGGGCTCACCCTGGCGGCGGCCCTGGGCAGCTCGATCCCGCAGCCGTTCATCGGCCTCGCCGTGGACAGGTTCCGGCTGCGCTGGATGGCGGGCGCCGGCGTCGCGGCGGCCGGACTCGGGCTCGGGCTCTCCGGGCTCGTCCAGTCCTACGCGGCGGTGTGGACGCTCATCCTGGTCTCCGGGCTCGGCGTCGCCATGTTCCACCCGGCGGCGGGCAAGGCCGCGCGCGAGGCGGCCGGGGACAGCGCGACCGCGATGAGCATCTTCGCGGCGGGCGGCAGCGTCGGGTTCTTCCTGGCGCCGGTCCTGGCCACGCCCCTGCTCATCTCGATGGGCGTCGGGGCGACCGTCGTGTTCATCCCGCCCGCGGTGCTCATCGCGTTCCTGCTGATCCGGCGGCGGCCCGACGTCGCCGCGGCCCGGTCCGCCCTCCGGACGGGCACCGACCGATGGCCCCCGTTCCTGGTCCTCACCGCGGTCGAGATCGTCAGGTCCGTGGTGTTCTTCGGGGTCCTCACCTTCATCGAGCTGTACTGGATCAGGCACCTGGGCGCGGGCCGCGGCGTCGCGGGCGCCGCCCTCGCCGTCTTCCTGGTCGGCGGGGTCGCGGGCACCCTGCTCGGCGGCCGGATCGCCGACCGGATGGGCATGGTGCGGACCGTGCAGCTCGGCGGCGCGCTGGTCGTCCCGGCCCTCATCGCCCTGCGCGTCGCCCCCGGCCCCTACCTGCCGCTGGTGTTCGCGCTGCTCGCCGGCATCGCGCTCAACATCCCCTTCGCGGTCCTGGTCAAGCTCGGCCAGGACTACCTGCCGAGCCGCCCCGGCACCGCCGCAGGCGTGACCCTCGGCCTCGCCGTCAGCGTCGGCGGCCTCATCGCGCCCGCCCTCGGCGCGGCCGCCGAAGCCCGGGGTCCCCAGGGCGTCTTCACCATCCTCTGCGCGATCCCCCTCGCCGCCCTGGCCCTCGGCCTGCTCCTCCCCCCGCCCGCTGACCCGGAACCCGCCGACGCCTGA
- a CDS encoding AraC family transcriptional regulator translates to MSMISHQGDVLPKRVPLAHRDRVDWHDHADHQLISPRHGVLRISTPSGVWVVPSHRAVWVPAGVAHAHEAHGRTEMQCLVFDPSINPLRLDRPTVLAVTPLLREVLAALTGDEDFTGEQRHNLERVLLDQLRRVEAVRVWLPSPSDPRLRGIAAILTADPADDRTLARFGSVVGASERTLSRLFRAETGMSFPQWRAQLRLHHSFTLLASGAPVTSVAAACGYSGPSAFIQAFKHAFGMTPGDYART, encoded by the coding sequence ATGTCGATGATCAGCCATCAGGGCGACGTGCTGCCGAAACGGGTGCCGCTGGCGCACCGCGACCGGGTCGACTGGCACGACCACGCCGACCACCAGCTCATCTCGCCCCGGCACGGGGTGCTGCGGATCTCCACCCCGTCGGGCGTGTGGGTGGTGCCGTCGCACCGGGCGGTATGGGTTCCCGCGGGCGTCGCGCACGCGCACGAGGCGCACGGCCGCACCGAGATGCAGTGCCTGGTCTTCGACCCCTCGATCAACCCGCTGCGGCTGGACCGGCCCACCGTGCTGGCCGTCACGCCCCTGCTCCGGGAGGTCCTGGCCGCCCTCACCGGCGACGAGGACTTCACCGGCGAGCAGCGGCACAACCTCGAACGGGTGCTGCTCGACCAGCTCCGGAGGGTCGAGGCGGTGCGCGTCTGGCTGCCCTCGCCGTCCGATCCGCGGCTGCGCGGGATCGCCGCGATCCTCACCGCCGACCCCGCCGACGACCGGACCCTCGCCCGGTTCGGATCCGTCGTCGGCGCGTCCGAACGCACCCTCAGTCGCCTGTTCCGCGCCGAGACGGGGATGAGCTTCCCCCAATGGCGCGCCCAGCTCCGCCTGCACCACTCCTTCACCCTGCTCGCCTCGGGCGCCCCGGTCACGTCCGTCGCCGCGGCCTGCGGCTACAGCGGCCCGAGCGCCTTCATCCAGGCCTTCAAGCACGCCTTCGGCATGACCCCCGGCGACTACGCCCGCACCTGA
- a CDS encoding MFS transporter produces MTTRPSSAPSAPVASSAAERTAWPPIVALAAGIGALVASEFLPASVLPAMAADLGVSEGTAGLAVAATAIAGAVTAPSIAVLLPRTDRRTVLVGLLVAAVVANLAVAVAPGFGVLLLGRLVLGIAIAGYWSFAFGAGTHAVPGRDHFVSTSIALGVTLATIAGVPLASLAGDAVGWRAVFAGATVVSALSAIALAVTLPSVPAHPSAGFAMLRRAVANRRLMTGALGVVLVAFGNFAAYPYIRIVIEKVDPGSTTWLLLAWGVGGMAGNLAAGRFAGRLRVVVAAAPLLLGASLLLTLTATAVPFLAVAVVLWGVAFNAVPVATQLWVTRVEPERTESAIALQVTAFQVAITLGSASGGVLLDAHGVTAALVLGAVAAVASGLLFALLRVPRG; encoded by the coding sequence ATGACGACACGGCCCTCTTCGGCTCCCTCCGCACCCGTCGCCTCTTCCGCCGCGGAACGCACGGCCTGGCCGCCGATCGTCGCGCTCGCGGCGGGGATCGGGGCGCTGGTGGCGAGCGAGTTCCTGCCTGCGAGCGTGCTGCCCGCGATGGCCGCCGATCTCGGGGTCAGCGAGGGGACGGCGGGGCTCGCGGTGGCGGCGACGGCGATCGCGGGGGCGGTCACCGCGCCGAGCATCGCGGTGCTGCTGCCGCGGACGGACCGGCGGACGGTGCTGGTCGGGCTGCTCGTGGCGGCGGTCGTCGCGAACCTGGCGGTGGCGGTCGCGCCCGGGTTCGGGGTGCTGCTGCTGGGGCGGCTCGTGCTCGGGATCGCGATCGCCGGGTACTGGTCGTTCGCGTTCGGCGCGGGCACCCATGCCGTGCCGGGGCGCGACCATTTCGTCTCTACGTCGATCGCCCTGGGCGTCACGCTCGCGACGATCGCGGGGGTCCCCCTCGCGTCGCTGGCCGGTGACGCGGTCGGATGGCGTGCGGTGTTCGCAGGGGCGACCGTCGTCAGCGCGCTGAGCGCGATCGCCCTCGCGGTGACGCTGCCGTCGGTGCCCGCGCACCCGTCCGCAGGGTTCGCCATGCTGCGGCGGGCCGTCGCCAACCGGCGGCTGATGACGGGAGCGCTCGGCGTGGTCCTCGTCGCGTTCGGCAACTTCGCCGCCTACCCCTACATCAGGATCGTCATCGAGAAGGTCGATCCCGGCAGCACCACCTGGCTGCTGCTGGCCTGGGGCGTCGGCGGCATGGCCGGCAACCTCGCGGCGGGCAGGTTCGCCGGACGGCTGCGCGTGGTCGTCGCGGCGGCCCCGCTGCTGCTCGGCGCGAGCCTCCTGCTCACCCTGACGGCGACCGCGGTGCCGTTCCTGGCGGTGGCGGTCGTGCTGTGGGGCGTCGCGTTCAACGCGGTCCCGGTCGCCACCCAGCTGTGGGTGACCAGGGTCGAGCCGGAGCGCACCGAGTCCGCGATCGCGCTCCAGGTGACCGCCTTCCAGGTGGCGATCACGCTGGGCTCGGCGTCAGGAGGCGTGCTCCTCGACGCGCACGGCGTCACGGCCGCGCTCGTGCTCGGCGCCGTCGCCGCCGTCGCGTCGGGCCTGCTCTTCGCGCTGCTCCGCGTCCCGCGCGGGTGA
- a CDS encoding helix-turn-helix transcriptional regulator: MAEWEMSRLCRVRVGGGGVLGDPGARWSLVLGGAVVVETARGTERLEVGDAVLVDPRTAHRIIGIEESDLVVSDLRLVVAARRMPSPLVVRDFGERHNGVAALVGICQVDEQRASLFAASYGNLIGAAMTTSWLEDSEPGSGGEADAVVAAVVAAVAARPGADWSVERMAQVAHLSRSALGERFRRAVGRSPVEVLREVRMREARRLLGDASRQVEQVAFAVGYGSAAAFSRAFSAHHGLAPQAWRDSSPARDAEQREEQARRDGGDGAEHERGRDAVRVEEHAS, encoded by the coding sequence ATGGCGGAGTGGGAGATGTCGCGGCTGTGCCGGGTGCGGGTGGGCGGCGGCGGGGTGCTCGGGGATCCCGGGGCGCGGTGGTCGCTGGTGCTGGGCGGGGCGGTCGTGGTGGAGACGGCGCGGGGAACCGAGCGGCTCGAGGTCGGCGACGCGGTGCTCGTCGATCCGCGGACCGCGCACCGGATCATCGGGATCGAGGAGTCGGATCTCGTCGTGTCGGATCTGCGGCTGGTCGTCGCGGCGCGGCGGATGCCCAGCCCGCTGGTGGTGCGGGACTTCGGCGAGCGGCACAACGGGGTGGCGGCGCTCGTCGGGATCTGCCAGGTCGACGAGCAGAGGGCGTCGCTGTTCGCGGCGAGCTACGGGAACCTCATCGGGGCGGCGATGACCACCTCCTGGCTGGAGGACTCGGAGCCCGGGAGCGGCGGGGAGGCCGACGCGGTGGTCGCGGCCGTGGTGGCCGCGGTCGCCGCGCGGCCCGGTGCGGACTGGAGCGTCGAGCGGATGGCGCAGGTGGCGCACCTGTCGCGGTCCGCGCTCGGGGAGCGGTTCCGGCGGGCGGTGGGGCGGAGCCCCGTCGAGGTGCTGCGGGAGGTGCGGATGCGGGAGGCGCGCCGGTTGCTCGGCGACGCCTCCCGTCAGGTGGAACAGGTGGCGTTCGCGGTCGGGTACGGGTCGGCCGCGGCGTTCAGCCGGGCGTTCTCCGCGCACCACGGGCTGGCGCCGCAGGCGTGGCGGGACTCCTCACCCGCGCGGGACGCGGAGCAGCGCGAAGAGCAGGCCCGACGCGACGGCGGCGACGGCGCCGAGCACGAGCGCGGCCGTGACGCCGTGCGCGTCGAGGAGCACGCCTCCTGA
- a CDS encoding TetR/AcrR family transcriptional regulator yields MTTSTRDRIIDAAMELFGRNGYKGTSITQIESAAGLTPGAGGIYHHFRSKEAVLSAGIERHLDRVSALRDIRHVFAGVGDLRTELTLTARYALTELDHEAELLRVVASEARSRPELVGDAVHQLIGSTFEAFSSWLRDSADVPADRADAIASVGLGALLSSRLLRALLSTDPFPIDDDALVTTWVDMMHGVLTRSARSGPA; encoded by the coding sequence ATGACGACGTCAACCCGTGACCGCATCATCGACGCCGCGATGGAGCTCTTCGGGCGGAACGGATACAAGGGCACGAGCATCACGCAGATCGAGAGCGCCGCGGGCCTGACGCCGGGCGCGGGCGGCATCTACCACCACTTCCGCAGCAAGGAGGCGGTCCTCTCCGCGGGCATCGAACGCCACCTCGACCGTGTCTCCGCGCTCCGCGACATCCGGCACGTCTTCGCCGGCGTCGGCGACCTCCGCACCGAACTCACCCTCACCGCCCGCTACGCGCTCACCGAGCTCGACCACGAAGCCGAACTGCTCCGCGTCGTCGCGTCCGAGGCGAGATCCCGCCCCGAACTCGTGGGCGACGCCGTTCACCAGCTCATCGGCTCCACCTTCGAGGCGTTCTCCTCCTGGCTCCGCGACTCCGCCGACGTCCCCGCCGACCGCGCGGACGCCATCGCGTCCGTCGGCCTGGGCGCGCTCCTGTCCTCCCGTCTCCTCCGCGCCCTGCTGTCGACCGACCCCTTCCCCATCGACGACGACGCCCTCGTCACCACCTGGGTCGACATGATGCACGGCGTCCTCACCCGGAGCGCCCGGTCCGGCCCCGCATGA
- a CDS encoding ABC1 kinase family protein gives MAERKDQGRPSGGRIARTAPLVGLAGRTAAESVVAALRGKARKREFHEKAAERYAERLGRAKGVLMKAGQIMSFVGFAVDDENLSVYQRALARLQDDAPPMPFEMAAEMVESELGAPPGELFASFDPAPIAAASIGQVHRAVTRDGRQVAVKVQYPGVEQAIRADLANTELLATFFQIGRGMVSGLTRLDVRAAAAEIADRIGEEIDYLNEAQNQREFGDRYRGHPFVRIPGVLPELSTRRVLTMEYAEGLRYRQAVDAPQELRDRWGEAIFRFTLGNIRRFHLFHADPHPGNFLFHPDGTVTFLDFGCVKRFSAHRVGFLVAVSEAAVAGDARAMMDLHLAEGFFDPADAPSPEVVLGWWRSSLAAWTEPQPYRFTPENTSRTAATEFSLTGPYSEYLRRWNADPGMTMLTRIQLGMAAVLGGLRAEGEWELIRREWDRDAPPGTALGELDKPFWGGVGVG, from the coding sequence ATGGCTGAACGGAAAGATCAGGGAAGGCCGTCCGGCGGACGGATCGCGCGCACCGCCCCGCTGGTCGGGCTCGCGGGCCGGACCGCCGCCGAGTCGGTGGTCGCCGCGTTGCGCGGCAAGGCCCGCAAGCGGGAGTTCCACGAGAAGGCCGCCGAGCGGTACGCCGAACGGCTCGGCCGTGCCAAGGGCGTCCTGATGAAGGCGGGGCAGATCATGTCGTTCGTCGGCTTCGCCGTGGACGACGAAAATCTCTCGGTCTACCAGCGCGCGCTGGCACGCCTTCAGGATGACGCCCCGCCCATGCCGTTCGAGATGGCCGCGGAGATGGTCGAGTCGGAGCTGGGCGCCCCGCCCGGTGAGCTGTTCGCGAGTTTCGACCCCGCGCCGATCGCCGCCGCGTCGATCGGGCAGGTCCACCGGGCGGTCACCCGCGACGGCCGGCAGGTGGCCGTCAAGGTGCAGTATCCGGGCGTCGAGCAGGCGATCCGCGCCGACCTGGCCAACACCGAACTGCTCGCCACGTTCTTCCAGATCGGCCGCGGCATGGTCTCCGGGCTCACCCGCCTGGACGTCCGGGCGGCGGCCGCCGAGATCGCCGACCGGATCGGCGAGGAGATCGACTACCTCAACGAGGCGCAGAACCAGCGGGAGTTCGGCGACCGGTACCGGGGCCACCCGTTCGTGCGCATCCCCGGGGTGCTGCCGGAGCTCTCGACGCGGCGCGTCCTCACCATGGAGTACGCCGAGGGGCTGCGCTACCGGCAGGCCGTCGACGCACCGCAGGAGCTGCGGGACCGCTGGGGCGAGGCGATCTTCCGGTTCACCCTCGGCAACATCCGACGGTTCCATCTGTTCCACGCCGATCCGCACCCGGGCAACTTCCTCTTCCACCCCGACGGCACCGTGACGTTCCTGGACTTCGGCTGCGTCAAGCGGTTCAGCGCCCACCGGGTCGGGTTCCTGGTCGCCGTCTCCGAGGCCGCGGTGGCCGGCGACGCCCGCGCGATGATGGACCTGCACCTCGCCGAGGGGTTCTTCGACCCCGCCGACGCGCCGTCCCCCGAAGTCGTGCTCGGCTGGTGGCGGAGCAGCCTCGCGGCCTGGACGGAGCCGCAGCCCTACAGGTTCACCCCCGAGAACACGAGCCGCACCGCGGCCACCGAGTTCAGCCTCACCGGCCCGTACTCGGAGTACCTGCGCCGCTGGAACGCCGATCCCGGCATGACCATGCTGACCCGGATCCAGCTCGGCATGGCCGCGGTGCTGGGAGGACTGCGCGCCGAGGGGGAATGGGAGCTGATCCGCCGGGAGTGGGACCGCGACGCGCCGCCCGGCACCGCGCTCGGCGAACTCGACAAGCCGTTCTGGGGAGGCGTCGGTGTCGGCTGA
- a CDS encoding cytochrome P450 — MSAEAATREAVRWDAATGTWLVSGHAEAAAVLRGQGWSSDPRRLPGAPPEMAELPPGNLLFTDPPDHTRMRRLLGPAFTPRALEPLRPRIAQIVDAALTGLDDEADLLRDVAYLIPVAVIAELLDVGADGAELLLELTPELVRMLEIDADGEAIVASSAAATDLVMFLTPLLAERRGRPGDDFISAMLAVPDGLDPAEIAGTCVLLLAAGHETTAHLIANAALALLSDPAQIPHLLADPARAVEEFLRVEAPIARAVRVATRDHELGGHRVEAGQAVQLLLREANRAGLPLDLTRDPLPHLAFGSGAHYCLGQGLARMEAVETLPRLFTRFPELRLISSTRRVSATFHALADLRVAGLTP; from the coding sequence GTGTCGGCTGAAGCGGCGACGCGCGAGGCGGTCCGCTGGGACGCGGCGACGGGCACCTGGCTCGTCTCGGGTCATGCAGAGGCGGCCGCGGTGCTGCGCGGCCAGGGCTGGAGCAGCGACCCGCGCCGCCTGCCCGGCGCCCCGCCCGAGATGGCCGAGCTGCCGCCGGGGAACCTCCTGTTCACCGACCCGCCCGACCACACCCGGATGCGGCGGCTGCTCGGCCCCGCGTTCACCCCGCGCGCGCTGGAGCCGCTCCGGCCGCGGATCGCCCAGATCGTCGACGCGGCCCTCACCGGCCTCGACGACGAGGCCGACCTGCTGCGCGACGTCGCCTATCTCATCCCGGTCGCGGTGATCGCCGAACTGCTCGACGTCGGCGCGGACGGCGCGGAACTGCTCCTGGAGCTGACGCCCGAGCTCGTCCGGATGCTGGAGATCGACGCCGACGGCGAGGCGATCGTCGCGTCCTCGGCGGCGGCGACCGATCTCGTCATGTTCCTCACCCCGCTGCTCGCCGAGCGGCGGGGCAGGCCCGGCGACGACTTCATCAGCGCGATGCTCGCCGTCCCGGACGGGCTCGATCCGGCCGAGATCGCGGGCACCTGCGTCCTCCTGCTCGCCGCCGGACACGAGACGACGGCCCACCTCATCGCGAACGCGGCCCTCGCCCTGCTGAGCGACCCGGCGCAGATCCCGCACCTGCTCGCCGACCCGGCCCGGGCCGTCGAGGAGTTCCTGCGGGTCGAGGCCCCGATCGCGCGCGCCGTGCGCGTCGCCACCCGCGACCACGAGCTCGGCGGCCACCGCGTCGAGGCGGGCCAGGCCGTCCAGCTCCTGCTGCGCGAGGCGAACCGGGCCGGACTCCCGCTCGACCTCACCCGCGACCCGCTCCCGCACCTGGCCTTCGGCTCCGGCGCGCACTACTGCCTCGGCCAGGGCCTCGCCCGGATGGAGGCCGTCGAGACCCTGCCCCGCCTCTTCACCAGGTTCCCCGAGCTGCGCCTCATCTCCTCGACCCGGCGCGTCTCCGCCACCTTCCACGCCCTGGCCGACCTGCGCGTCGCGGGTCTGACCCCCTGA
- the araB gene encoding ribulokinase: MNERVVIGVDYGTLSGRAVVVSVETGAELGTAVFDYPHGVVEQRLPSGVPLGDSWALQVPEDWRRVLRETVPAALRDAGVRPDQVIGIGTDFTACTVLPALADGTPLCELDDLADRPHAYPKLWKHHAAQGQADRVNALAAERGEPWLARYGGKISSEWQFAKALQVFEEDPDAFARADRWIEAADWIIWQLTGHESRNLCAAGYKGVYQDGYPSAEYLDALAPGFSALLGKLDHPLSRAGERAGGLSAEGAALTGLPEGIAVAIGNVDAHVTAAAARAVDPGQMLMVMGTSTCHVMNSAVLGEVPGMCGVVRDGIVPGLWGYEAGQSGVGDIFAWYLSCGLPPGYVEEARERGLSGHELLTEKAAAQAVGAHGLVALDWHNGNRSILVDHDLSGVLIGTTLATRPEDVYRALLEATAFGTRTIIDAFERAGVPVTELVVAGGLLRSPFLMQLYADITCRPLSTLDSPQGPALGSAIHAAVAAGAHPDLRTASTAMGKIRRNAYLPDPARADAYDPLYALYTELHDHFGPPNGPLHRLRAIRNAAR, from the coding sequence GTGAACGAGCGGGTAGTGATCGGCGTCGACTACGGAACACTCTCCGGACGCGCGGTCGTGGTGTCGGTGGAGACCGGCGCGGAGCTGGGCACGGCCGTGTTCGACTACCCCCACGGGGTCGTCGAGCAGCGGCTGCCGTCCGGTGTTCCGCTCGGCGACTCGTGGGCGCTCCAGGTGCCCGAGGACTGGCGGCGGGTGCTGCGCGAGACGGTCCCCGCGGCGCTGCGGGACGCGGGAGTTCGGCCGGATCAGGTCATCGGGATCGGCACGGACTTCACCGCGTGCACGGTCCTGCCCGCGCTCGCGGACGGCACGCCGCTCTGCGAGCTCGACGACCTGGCCGACCGGCCGCACGCGTACCCGAAGCTGTGGAAGCACCACGCCGCGCAGGGCCAGGCCGACCGGGTCAACGCGCTCGCCGCCGAGCGCGGCGAACCCTGGCTCGCCCGCTACGGCGGGAAGATCTCCAGCGAGTGGCAGTTCGCGAAGGCGCTCCAGGTGTTCGAGGAGGATCCCGACGCGTTCGCCCGCGCCGATCGCTGGATCGAGGCCGCGGACTGGATCATCTGGCAGCTCACCGGGCACGAGAGCCGCAACCTCTGCGCGGCGGGCTACAAGGGCGTCTACCAGGACGGATACCCGTCGGCGGAGTATCTGGACGCGCTGGCGCCGGGCTTCTCGGCGCTGCTGGGCAAGCTCGACCATCCGCTGAGCCGGGCGGGCGAGCGGGCGGGCGGGCTGAGCGCCGAGGGGGCCGCGCTGACCGGGCTGCCGGAGGGGATCGCGGTCGCGATCGGCAACGTCGACGCGCACGTCACGGCGGCCGCGGCGCGCGCGGTCGATCCCGGCCAGATGCTCATGGTCATGGGCACGAGCACCTGCCACGTCATGAACTCCGCGGTGCTCGGCGAGGTGCCGGGCATGTGCGGGGTCGTGCGGGACGGGATCGTGCCCGGCCTGTGGGGGTACGAGGCGGGCCAGTCGGGTGTCGGCGACATCTTCGCCTGGTATCTGAGCTGCGGCCTCCCACCCGGGTACGTCGAGGAGGCGCGGGAGCGCGGGCTGTCCGGGCACGAGCTGCTCACCGAGAAGGCGGCGGCCCAGGCCGTCGGCGCGCACGGGCTCGTCGCGCTCGACTGGCACAACGGGAACCGCTCGATCCTCGTCGACCACGATCTGTCGGGCGTGCTCATCGGCACCACGCTCGCGACCCGTCCCGAGGACGTCTACCGCGCGCTGTTGGAGGCCACCGCGTTCGGCACCCGCACCATCATCGACGCGTTCGAGCGGGCCGGGGTCCCGGTGACCGAACTCGTCGTCGCGGGCGGCCTGCTGCGCAGCCCGTTCCTCATGCAGCTCTACGCCGACATCACCTGCCGTCCCCTCTCCACCCTGGACTCACCCCAGGGCCCGGCCCTCGGCTCGGCCATCCACGCCGCCGTCGCCGCGGGCGCCCACCCCGACCTCCGCACGGCGTCCACCGCGATGGGCAAGATCCGGCGGAACGCCTATCTCCCCGACCCGGCCCGCGCCGACGCCTACGACCCGCTCTACGCCCTCTACACCGAGCTCCACGACCACTTCGGGCCCCCGAACGGGCCCCTTCACCGGCTCCGCGCGATCCGCAACGCCGCGCGCTGA
- a CDS encoding LacI family DNA-binding transcriptional regulator, translated as MEEAKRSGGVRRPVVMEDVAERAGVSAMTVSRVLNTPEKVRPATRARVLAAVQELDYRPNAAARVLATGRSGMLGVVSFDTTLYGPASTLYGIERAAREHDYLISIVSLSALNRRTIGEGVDRLRGQNVDGIIIVAPHESAAEGLRDLPPELPIVVVGAADELPCPLVSVDQYAGAARATRHLLSLGHETVWHLAGPSDWVDAHARFVGWRETLEAEGREIPDVLFGDWSAHSGYRLGRQIADVPDLTAVFAANDSMALGLLRALREAGRRVPGEVSVVGFDDVPEAPYFSPPLTTVRQNFGEVGSRALAMMLDRIGGSAADAPRRRGVVEPELVVRESTGARH; from the coding sequence ATGGAAGAGGCGAAGCGTTCCGGCGGCGTCCGTCGTCCGGTGGTGATGGAGGACGTCGCGGAGCGCGCCGGCGTCTCGGCCATGACCGTCTCCCGCGTCCTCAACACGCCGGAGAAGGTGCGGCCCGCGACCCGGGCCCGCGTCCTCGCCGCCGTGCAGGAACTCGACTACCGTCCGAACGCCGCGGCGCGGGTCCTCGCGACCGGACGCTCCGGCATGCTCGGCGTCGTCAGCTTCGACACCACCCTCTACGGCCCCGCCTCGACCCTCTACGGGATCGAGCGCGCGGCCCGCGAGCACGACTACCTCATCAGCATCGTCAGCCTCAGCGCGCTCAACCGCCGCACCATCGGCGAGGGCGTGGACCGGCTCCGCGGCCAGAACGTCGACGGCATCATCATCGTCGCGCCGCACGAGTCGGCCGCCGAGGGGCTGCGCGATCTGCCCCCCGAGCTGCCGATCGTGGTGGTGGGCGCGGCCGACGAACTGCCGTGCCCGCTCGTCTCGGTCGACCAGTACGCCGGGGCGGCCCGCGCCACCCGGCATCTGCTGAGCCTCGGCCACGAGACGGTCTGGCATCTCGCGGGCCCGTCCGACTGGGTCGACGCGCACGCCCGCTTCGTCGGCTGGCGCGAGACCCTGGAAGCCGAGGGACGCGAGATCCCCGACGTCCTGTTCGGCGACTGGTCGGCGCACTCCGGCTACCGGCTGGGCCGCCAGATCGCCGACGTCCCCGACCTGACCGCGGTCTTCGCCGCGAACGACTCCATGGCCCTCGGCCTGCTGCGCGCGCTGCGCGAGGCGGGCCGCCGGGTTCCGGGGGAGGTGAGCGTCGTCGGCTTCGACGATGTTCCCGAGGCCCCCTACTTCTCCCCGCCCCTCACCACGGTCCGCCAGAATTTCGGCGAAGTGGGCAGCCGTGCCCTCGCGATGATGCTCGACCGCATCGGCGGGTCCGCCGCCGACGCACCCCGCCGAAGAGGCGTCGTCGAACCGGAACTCGTCGTCCGCGAAAGCACCGGCGCCCGCCACTAG
- a CDS encoding L-ribulose-5-phosphate 4-epimerase, which yields MRSALVDLHRLLVDSALVVWTAGNVSARTDDGHFLIKPSGVPYDRLTPESMVLCDPDGNPVGPGLKPSSDVFAHAYVYRHRPDVGGVVHTHSTYATAWAARDEAIPCVLTAMADEFGGEIPVGPFALIGGEDIGKGVVDTLEGSRSPAVLMRNHGVFTIGASARSAVKAAVMCEDVARTVHISRQLGAPLPIPQSEIDSLYDRYQNVYGQ from the coding sequence CTGCGCAGCGCGCTGGTGGACCTCCACCGGCTGCTGGTCGACTCGGCGCTCGTCGTCTGGACGGCGGGCAACGTCTCCGCCCGGACGGACGACGGCCACTTCCTCATCAAGCCGAGCGGCGTCCCCTACGACCGGCTCACCCCGGAGTCGATGGTGCTCTGCGACCCGGACGGAAACCCCGTCGGGCCGGGCTTGAAGCCGTCGAGCGACGTGTTCGCGCACGCCTACGTCTACCGGCACCGCCCGGACGTCGGGGGAGTGGTGCACACCCATTCCACCTACGCGACGGCCTGGGCGGCGCGCGACGAGGCGATCCCCTGCGTCCTGACGGCGATGGCCGACGAGTTCGGCGGGGAGATCCCGGTCGGCCCGTTCGCCCTCATCGGCGGCGAGGACATCGGCAAGGGCGTGGTGGACACCCTCGAAGGCAGCCGGAGCCCCGCGGTGCTGATGCGCAACCACGGGGTCTTCACGATCGGTGCTTCGGCCCGCTCCGCGGTGAAGGCGGCGGTGATGTGCGAGGACGTCGCCAGGACCGTGCACATCTCCCGGCAGCTCGGCGCGCCGCTGCCGATCCCCCAGTCCGAGATCGACTCCCTCTACGACCGCTACCAGAACGTCTACGGCCAGTGA